One region of Epilithonimonas zeae genomic DNA includes:
- a CDS encoding BT_3928 family protein, whose amino-acid sequence MKAVLRYIVALIFIASGFVKAVDLKGFSFKLEEYFSPIVFNLPFLEKYALAFSIIVVVLELVLGFMLLMKIKLKETLYALIGLCVFFGFLTFYSAYYNVVTDCGCFGDALKFTPWQSFWKDITLLVLLIVLAFLYRKREEDEKVRFGKLPLLGVFVLIMIFVMYRGIAHEPMIDFRAYSIGTDLADEKQKIAQNPSEYKTFYSLKNSKTNEVKKVDQDEYINKEYWKDTSWQIEDGKTTSEIAKKGYESEISKFKVEDANGNPITDEILKEPRIVLVFTYKPKEADSELVKKTETKALTEKAKVYGISTQPNFYKQIPNYLMDEIAIKTIARSNPFILILEKGKIVEKLGAKDYLNQD is encoded by the coding sequence ATGAAAGCAGTTTTACGCTACATTGTTGCACTTATATTCATCGCTTCCGGATTTGTAAAAGCAGTTGACTTAAAAGGATTCTCTTTCAAGCTGGAAGAGTATTTCTCTCCAATTGTTTTCAATTTACCGTTTTTGGAAAAATATGCTTTGGCATTTTCAATCATTGTTGTTGTTCTGGAGTTGGTTTTAGGATTTATGTTATTGATGAAAATCAAGCTTAAAGAAACGCTTTATGCACTGATCGGACTTTGCGTTTTCTTTGGTTTTCTTACGTTTTATTCAGCTTATTATAATGTTGTAACAGATTGTGGATGTTTCGGAGATGCACTGAAATTCACGCCTTGGCAATCATTCTGGAAAGATATTACACTTTTGGTTTTATTAATCGTATTAGCTTTTCTTTATAGAAAAAGAGAAGAAGATGAAAAGGTAAGATTTGGAAAATTACCATTGCTAGGTGTTTTTGTTTTGATCATGATTTTCGTGATGTACAGAGGAATTGCTCACGAGCCGATGATAGATTTCAGAGCTTATTCTATTGGAACTGATTTAGCGGATGAGAAACAAAAGATAGCACAAAATCCTTCTGAATATAAGACTTTTTATTCACTTAAAAATTCTAAAACCAACGAGGTTAAAAAAGTAGATCAGGACGAATACATCAACAAAGAATATTGGAAAGATACCAGCTGGCAAATCGAAGACGGAAAAACAACTTCTGAAATCGCTAAAAAAGGTTACGAGTCTGAGATTTCGAAATTCAAAGTCGAAGATGCCAATGGAAATCCAATTACAGACGAAATCCTGAAGGAACCAAGAATTGTTTTAGTGTTTACCTACAAACCAAAAGAAGCAGATTCCGAGTTGGTTAAAAAAACAGAAACTAAAGCTTTGACTGAAAAAGCAAAAGTCTACGGAATCAGCACACAGCCTAATTTCTATAAACAAATCCCAAATTATCTAATGGACGAAATCGCAATCAAAACCATCGCGAGAAGTAATCCTTTTATATTGATTTTGGAAAAAGGAAAAATAGTGGAAAAATTAGGAGCAAAAGATTATTTAAATCAAGATTAA
- the dinB gene encoding DNA polymerase IV, producing MEKSIVHMDLDTFFVSCERLKNSSLNGIPVIIGGGDRGVVASCSYESRYFGVRSAMPIKMALRLCPDAKVIKGDMEYYSNMSHTVTEIIQEKVPLLEKASVDEFYIDLSGMDKFFGCYKWTNEIAGAVTKDTGLPISFALSTNKTVSKIGTGESKPTGRLEIPPQNIKPFLNPLSIKKIPMVGNVTFQLLSRLGVRTIQTLSETPVDVLHQLIGKNGTELWKKANGIDETPVIPYSERKSISSENTFSQDTIDIQGIKSILSGMVEQLAFQLRSEKWLTSVVVVKIRYSNFDTETKQCRIPYTSADHTLLKYVLDLFDKLYSRRMRIRLIGVKFTGLVHGCHQMNLFEDTEELISLYQTMDKLKLRFGNTSVGRASGLL from the coding sequence GTGGAAAAATCAATTGTTCATATGGATCTGGATACGTTTTTTGTCTCTTGTGAGAGACTGAAAAATTCCAGTTTGAATGGTATTCCTGTCATTATTGGTGGTGGTGATAGGGGAGTTGTGGCTTCCTGTTCCTATGAATCAAGATATTTTGGTGTCAGAAGTGCAATGCCTATTAAAATGGCACTAAGATTATGTCCTGATGCGAAAGTTATAAAAGGCGATATGGAATATTATTCCAATATGTCGCATACGGTTACAGAAATCATTCAGGAAAAAGTACCTTTATTGGAAAAAGCAAGTGTTGATGAATTTTATATTGATCTCTCAGGAATGGATAAATTTTTTGGTTGCTATAAATGGACAAATGAAATTGCAGGTGCTGTTACAAAAGATACAGGTCTACCCATTAGTTTTGCATTATCCACTAACAAAACCGTTTCTAAGATTGGAACTGGTGAATCCAAACCTACAGGAAGATTGGAAATCCCTCCACAGAATATTAAACCTTTTCTAAATCCATTGTCTATCAAAAAGATTCCTATGGTAGGGAATGTGACATTTCAATTGCTTTCAAGGCTTGGCGTGCGAACAATTCAAACTTTATCTGAAACACCTGTTGATGTGTTGCATCAATTAATTGGAAAAAATGGTACTGAACTTTGGAAGAAAGCCAATGGCATTGATGAGACACCTGTTATACCTTATTCCGAAAGAAAGTCCATATCATCAGAAAACACCTTTTCTCAGGACACTATTGATATTCAGGGAATCAAAAGTATATTATCAGGAATGGTTGAACAATTGGCATTTCAACTCAGAAGTGAAAAATGGCTTACATCAGTTGTAGTTGTTAAAATAAGATATTCCAATTTTGATACTGAAACCAAACAATGCAGAATACCTTACACATCTGCTGACCATACATTGTTAAAGTATGTTTTAGATTTATTCGACAAACTGTATTCCCGAAGAATGAGAATTCGATTAATTGGTGTTAAGTTCACAGGATTGGTACACGGCTGTCATCAGATGAATTTGTTTGAAGACACCGAAGAATTAATCAGCCTCTATCAAACAATGGATAAACTGAAATTGAGGTTTGGAAATACAAGTGTAGGCAGAGCATCTGGCTTATTATAA
- a CDS encoding AAA family ATPase: MRISKIKIEKSETKKVNLKEIDLTKKPLGSTVALVGKNGAGKSRILKLVEKYANEITADKYYNDFITNIPTQIIGRQKKNVESLRIQFNQTTDTENIEKHPSFLGFSAFRENFKRFSTAYIKVVDNDDLKIIKDNISGKLTFEDIINIDFLDENRNVIINEFSLFNNLSTIEYFKRISTEIIGEEFNLYLKNKTNPSIIEESIKINKSFQLFQCFKKYVKQFLGKEFTYSQVTQGNVINSILHLNEEPFNIDLLSPGQKMLFAYAILFFFLETNSKANIRDCIIIIDEPEKHLHPEAQVKLIGALKNIISKSGQLWIATHSVHILSHLDFDEILMVKNDSIIPPSRTTPGNSFNELMGLEDHVMELTSFINSISEWAYGNFMVQCFKNPDVVFSNNTNDPQFILFKDFVQKNTTVELLDFGAGKGRIGYTISEDGDTAKKIIYSAYEPDKENEVLLLQVPTLNKLYYLDSEIPKDNYDIVVLCNVLHEINPNEWIELLLLIKSVLKENGMLIIIEDRFLPKGEKAHEFGYIILGTIETKILLNSNEVINLKIDNKDFENRIIFNAFKKSQINPTMKSLKSSIVKLMDNTMLNIKELRSDKNDVNQGRRMANETQLYINSKLYLDSLK, translated from the coding sequence ATGAGAATTTCTAAAATAAAAATTGAAAAGTCAGAAACTAAAAAAGTTAATTTAAAAGAAATAGATTTAACAAAGAAACCGCTAGGGTCAACTGTAGCTTTGGTAGGAAAAAATGGTGCTGGAAAATCACGAATCCTAAAATTAGTTGAAAAGTATGCAAATGAAATAACTGCAGATAAATACTACAATGATTTTATAACTAATATACCAACACAAATTATTGGAAGACAAAAAAAAAATGTAGAGTCTCTAAGGATTCAATTTAATCAGACAACTGATACTGAAAACATTGAAAAACACCCATCTTTTTTAGGTTTTTCAGCATTTAGAGAGAATTTTAAAAGATTTAGTACAGCTTATATAAAGGTTGTTGATAATGATGATTTAAAGATTATTAAGGATAACATAAGTGGTAAGTTGACATTTGAAGATATTATTAATATTGATTTTCTTGATGAAAATAGGAATGTAATTATCAATGAATTTTCCTTATTTAATAATCTTTCAACAATTGAATATTTTAAAAGAATTTCAACTGAAATTATTGGTGAGGAATTTAATTTGTATTTAAAAAATAAGACTAACCCTTCTATTATTGAAGAAAGTATTAAAATAAATAAATCATTTCAGCTTTTCCAATGTTTTAAAAAATATGTCAAGCAATTTTTAGGAAAAGAATTTACATATAGTCAAGTTACTCAGGGCAATGTTATTAATAGTATATTGCATTTGAATGAGGAACCTTTTAATATAGATTTATTAAGCCCAGGACAAAAAATGCTATTTGCTTATGCGATATTATTTTTTTTCTTAGAGACAAACTCTAAAGCTAACATTAGAGATTGTATCATTATAATTGATGAGCCTGAAAAACATTTACATCCTGAAGCACAAGTTAAATTAATAGGTGCGTTAAAAAACATCATAAGCAAATCTGGACAGCTATGGATTGCAACACATTCAGTTCATATATTATCACATTTAGATTTTGATGAAATTTTAATGGTGAAAAATGATTCTATAATTCCACCTTCGAGAACTACACCTGGTAATTCTTTTAACGAACTTATGGGTTTAGAAGACCATGTAATGGAACTAACATCTTTTATAAACTCAATTTCGGAGTGGGCATACGGAAATTTTATGGTTCAGTGTTTCAAAAATCCAGATGTTGTTTTTTCAAATAATACAAATGATCCCCAGTTTATATTATTTAAAGATTTCGTTCAAAAAAATACTACAGTAGAATTGTTGGACTTTGGGGCTGGCAAGGGTAGAATTGGATATACTATATCTGAAGATGGAGATACTGCAAAAAAGATAATCTATTCAGCATATGAACCCGATAAAGAAAATGAGGTTCTATTATTACAAGTTCCTACTCTTAATAAATTATATTACCTCGATTCAGAAATTCCTAAAGACAACTATGATATTGTGGTGCTGTGCAATGTGCTCCATGAGATTAACCCAAACGAATGGATAGAATTATTACTTCTTATAAAAAGTGTTTTAAAAGAAAATGGTATGTTAATTATCATTGAAGATAGGTTTCTGCCGAAAGGAGAAAAGGCACATGAATTCGGTTATATTATTTTAGGAACAATTGAAACTAAAATACTACTAAATTCTAATGAAGTAATTAATTTAAAAATTGACAATAAAGATTTTGAAAATAGAATAATTTTTAATGCTTTTAAAAAATCCCAAATTAATCCAACAATGAAAAGTTTAAAAAGTTCTATTGTTAAATTGATGGATAATACAATGTTAAATATAAAAGAACTGAGAAGTGATAAAAATGATGTTAATCAAGGAAGGCGAATGGCTAACGAAACACAATTGTATATAAATTCGAAATTGTATTTAGATAGTTTAAAGTAA
- a CDS encoding tyrosine-type recombinase/integrase, whose product MKINFYLKEPKASESLILVAISLNGKRAKYSTQQKIGCKHWNRNNMRAKPSMANSFNLNKILNTIESKILSLYTKNFVEFDKSNSERFFREIKSFLTGKFENSENDLTVDKTLEKFIELKRSSFKEGTIKAYTTLRNHLKSFSSTTQRSDLSFDDLDLSFFDGFINYLKIDCKQKSNTRSKQIKNMKAFLKFTYDRHYHKNRIFEMLTREHEKGQFVDFREEDFDKVLNVDLSNDINLDISRRLFCISCLTGLRYSDVSLINYEQIIDGKYHFRNIKKNTPEIIPMSDRAILYIKEFHNLYGVGKSFTNQTINKHLTKILIKAEVNKVTLINQKNYKGDIEAIKKPLYQWITFHYGRRFFIIECLKKGLDPLEIMQITGHEDFSVFQGYVKYASEDTARKLSDAW is encoded by the coding sequence ATGAAAATTAATTTCTATTTAAAAGAACCAAAAGCTTCAGAATCACTGATTTTGGTTGCTATCAGTCTCAATGGAAAGAGAGCCAAATATTCCACACAACAAAAAATTGGTTGTAAGCACTGGAATAGAAACAATATGCGAGCAAAGCCAAGTATGGCAAATTCATTTAATTTAAATAAGATACTTAATACAATTGAGTCTAAAATACTTTCATTGTATACAAAAAATTTTGTAGAATTTGATAAATCCAATAGTGAGAGATTTTTTAGAGAGATAAAATCTTTTCTAACAGGCAAATTTGAAAACTCTGAAAATGATCTTACAGTTGATAAAACTCTTGAAAAATTCATAGAATTAAAAAGAAGCAGCTTTAAAGAAGGTACAATAAAAGCATACACTACGCTTAGAAATCATCTTAAATCCTTTTCAAGTACTACGCAAAGAAGCGATTTATCATTTGATGATTTGGATTTAAGTTTCTTTGATGGTTTTATTAACTATTTAAAAATAGATTGTAAGCAGAAGTCTAATACAAGATCAAAGCAGATCAAGAATATGAAAGCTTTCTTAAAATTTACCTATGATAGACATTATCATAAAAATAGAATTTTTGAGATGTTAACAAGGGAGCATGAGAAGGGTCAATTTGTAGATTTTAGGGAGGAAGATTTCGATAAAGTATTAAATGTTGATTTGTCCAATGATATTAATTTGGACATAAGTCGAAGATTGTTCTGTATCAGCTGTTTAACAGGTCTTCGATATTCAGACGTTTCATTGATTAATTATGAACAAATAATTGACGGGAAATATCATTTTAGAAATATAAAGAAAAATACACCTGAAATTATACCTATGTCAGATAGGGCTATATTGTACATTAAAGAATTTCATAATCTTTATGGGGTTGGCAAAAGTTTTACTAATCAAACTATCAATAAGCACCTTACAAAGATTCTAATAAAAGCTGAGGTAAATAAGGTAACACTAATTAACCAGAAAAATTATAAGGGTGATATAGAAGCTATCAAAAAACCGTTGTATCAATGGATCACATTTCATTATGGTAGAAGATTTTTTATAATAGAATGTTTGAAGAAGGGGCTAGACCCACTTGAAATTATGCAGATTACAGGTCACGAAGACTTTAGTGTTTTCCAAGGGTATGTGAAGTATGCGAGTGAAGATACAGCTAGGAAGTTAAGCGATGCATGGTGA
- a CDS encoding XRE family transcriptional regulator translates to MSILSENIRYLRGKLNMSQQKVADDLSITRGRYGKYEDGATEPPLDILLKISKYYKVSIDLLLTVNVSKYSINEIMELPDNRIVLPIRVDNDGNDQIEIIPQKTSMGYLNGYSDPEYIESLDTISLPFLKGGKFRAFPAEGDSMPPYKDGTYIVGKYVENLSDLKTDRTYVFITTNDGISYKRFQFHEADGIWVKADNSFYEPYKIPLAEIKEIWEFACSINTKELTNTSKDKNSEILEMFLELKNEIRLLKKLH, encoded by the coding sequence ATGTCAATTTTATCAGAAAACATCAGGTATTTAAGAGGTAAGCTGAATATGTCACAACAGAAAGTTGCGGATGATTTATCAATTACCAGAGGGAGGTATGGTAAGTACGAAGACGGGGCGACAGAGCCTCCGCTTGATATTTTGCTTAAAATCTCCAAATATTACAAAGTCAGTATCGATTTGTTATTAACTGTCAATGTCAGTAAATACTCCATCAATGAGATTATGGAACTTCCCGACAATAGGATTGTTTTACCCATAAGGGTTGATAATGACGGCAACGATCAAATTGAGATTATCCCACAAAAGACTTCAATGGGCTATTTAAATGGCTATAGTGACCCTGAATACATAGAAAGTCTTGATACAATTTCATTACCATTTCTAAAAGGCGGTAAATTCAGAGCCTTTCCTGCTGAAGGTGATTCTATGCCGCCCTATAAAGATGGAACTTACATCGTAGGAAAGTATGTCGAAAATCTTTCTGATTTGAAAACAGACAGAACTTATGTTTTCATAACAACTAATGATGGTATCAGCTATAAAAGATTTCAGTTCCACGAAGCAGATGGCATTTGGGTCAAAGCAGATAACAGTTTTTATGAGCCATATAAAATTCCATTAGCAGAAATCAAAGAAATTTGGGAATTTGCCTGTAGTATTAATACCAAAGAATTAACGAACACTTCAAAAGACAAAAATTCGGAGATTTTAGAAATGTTTTTGGAATTAAAAAACGAAATAAGACTATTAAAAAAGCTACATTAA
- a CDS encoding DNA polymerase III subunit alpha yields the protein MFLNCHSYNSLRYGTISVQELVQQAVELNVRILALTDINTITGIYEFHKLCKASNIKSVIGVEIRKENELFYICLAKGNKGIGEINKLLTEHNCDGKELPKYHPSFSNVTVIYPLNDFPEKLHRNEYIGIKPEELNLLVKSELKVYIPKMVILQPVTVKTKTDYNLHKILRAIDLNILGSKLKSTDYCKDSEVFVQPEDLLNKFKAYPKIIKNTEWILEQCHFEFDYSTPKNKKFFTGSKKSDFELLAKLSYEGLKRRYPDCHRSAIQRVEKELKVIDMLNFSGYFLITWDIVKYSNRMGFMHVGRGSGANSIIAYCLGITDICPLELDLYFERFLNLNRKTPPDFDLDWSWQDRDTILQYIFDKYGKDHVAFCGTNVEFKYKSIFREVGKVFGLPKEELDELATKPIEAHDINSVSAMVHKYGKLLEKFPNQRSMHACGIIISEEPITNYTALEMPPKGFPIIQFDMHVAEEIGFEKFDILSQRGLGTINDAVKLIEEKRGVTIDIRDTSISKNESKCNEYLSRGKTIGCFYIESPAMRGLLRRLKCDNYKVLVAASSIIRPGVAQSGMMREYIFRHNNPDKFEYFHEVFKKELGETYGIMVYQEDVIKIALHFGGLAASDGDVLRRAMSGKGRSLSALQKVKDHFFESCKKLGHSEQLSKEVYRQIESFAGYSFCKAHSASYAVESYQSLYLKVNYPIEFMVSAINNGGGFYRTEVYIHEARMSGANILNPCVNKGEYKTTVYGRDVYMGFMHIESLDSKTATLIPEERNANGDYESLENFVKRVSIGLETLQTLIFIGAFRFTGKPKHELLIEARFLLAGEKQNYKHLTLLDEPKKEYKLPEVVRHPYEDAFDEIEILGFPVSVSPFDLLQTKYRGSVMAKDLTKHHKKEVKMLAYLISRKHVPTKRGAMFFGTWIDNEGEYFDTAHFPDNLSKYPFQGGGCYLLLGIVEVDFHFPTITILKMQKMPFIPDPRYTLDKDKSFEAYNRIREDVSMTQRKPYPQEKEIGLPRYKLI from the coding sequence ATGTTTTTAAATTGTCACTCATACAATAGTTTACGTTATGGGACTATATCCGTACAGGAATTGGTTCAGCAGGCTGTTGAATTGAATGTTAGGATATTGGCCTTAACAGACATCAATACGATTACAGGCATTTATGAATTTCACAAACTTTGTAAAGCATCCAATATAAAATCGGTTATTGGTGTAGAAATCAGAAAAGAAAACGAACTATTTTATATCTGTCTTGCTAAAGGGAATAAAGGGATTGGCGAAATCAACAAACTTTTAACAGAACATAATTGCGATGGTAAAGAACTTCCAAAATATCATCCATCATTTTCAAATGTTACAGTTATATACCCACTTAACGATTTTCCTGAAAAACTACACCGTAATGAATATATAGGAATCAAACCTGAAGAGCTAAATCTTTTGGTAAAATCGGAATTGAAAGTATATATTCCGAAAATGGTCATTTTACAGCCTGTTACAGTTAAAACCAAAACGGATTATAATCTGCATAAGATTTTAAGAGCCATTGATCTTAATATATTAGGCTCAAAGTTAAAATCAACTGATTATTGTAAAGATTCAGAAGTATTTGTTCAGCCAGAGGATTTATTAAATAAATTCAAGGCATATCCAAAGATCATAAAGAATACAGAATGGATTTTGGAACAATGCCATTTTGAATTTGACTACTCAACACCGAAAAATAAAAAGTTTTTTACAGGTAGCAAAAAAAGTGATTTTGAACTTTTAGCTAAGCTTTCTTATGAAGGTTTAAAGAGGCGTTATCCTGATTGTCACCGATCAGCCATTCAACGAGTGGAAAAAGAGTTAAAGGTAATTGATATGCTTAATTTTTCAGGCTATTTCCTTATTACTTGGGATATTGTTAAGTATAGTAACAGAATGGGATTTATGCACGTAGGTAGAGGAAGCGGAGCAAACAGTATTATAGCTTATTGTCTAGGGATTACTGATATTTGTCCTTTAGAACTTGACTTATATTTTGAAAGGTTCCTTAATCTGAATCGCAAAACTCCACCTGATTTTGATTTGGATTGGAGTTGGCAGGATAGAGATACTATTTTGCAGTATATTTTTGATAAATATGGGAAAGATCACGTTGCCTTTTGTGGGACTAATGTTGAGTTTAAATATAAGTCAATATTCAGGGAGGTAGGTAAAGTATTTGGTCTGCCAAAAGAAGAACTGGATGAACTGGCAACAAAGCCTATAGAAGCTCACGATATAAATTCGGTTTCGGCTATGGTTCATAAGTATGGAAAACTATTAGAAAAGTTTCCAAATCAAAGAAGTATGCACGCTTGTGGAATCATTATTTCAGAAGAACCAATTACCAATTACACAGCTCTGGAAATGCCACCTAAAGGATTTCCAATTATTCAATTTGATATGCACGTAGCAGAAGAAATTGGCTTTGAGAAATTTGATATTTTGTCACAAAGAGGATTAGGTACAATCAATGATGCAGTTAAGCTTATAGAAGAAAAAAGAGGTGTTACGATTGACATTAGAGATACGTCAATTTCAAAAAATGAATCAAAGTGTAATGAGTATTTGAGCAGAGGTAAAACAATAGGTTGTTTTTACATAGAAAGCCCTGCGATGCGTGGATTGTTGAGAAGGTTAAAATGTGATAATTATAAGGTGTTGGTTGCAGCATCATCTATCATAAGACCAGGTGTGGCACAAAGTGGTATGATGCGTGAATATATTTTCAGACACAATAATCCTGACAAGTTCGAATATTTCCACGAGGTTTTTAAAAAAGAACTAGGTGAGACTTATGGTATTATGGTGTATCAGGAAGATGTTATAAAGATTGCTCTTCATTTTGGAGGATTAGCGGCGTCGGATGGTGATGTCTTGAGGCGTGCTATGAGTGGCAAAGGTCGCTCACTATCAGCTTTACAGAAAGTTAAGGATCATTTTTTTGAATCCTGTAAAAAGCTTGGACATTCCGAACAGTTATCAAAAGAAGTGTATCGCCAGATTGAATCCTTTGCAGGATATTCATTTTGTAAAGCACATTCAGCATCTTACGCTGTAGAGAGTTATCAAAGCTTATATTTAAAAGTTAATTATCCCATTGAGTTTATGGTATCTGCTATTAATAATGGTGGTGGTTTTTACAGGACGGAGGTCTATATTCACGAAGCCAGAATGTCAGGTGCTAACATTCTAAATCCTTGTGTAAACAAGGGTGAGTATAAAACCACAGTTTATGGCAGAGATGTATATATGGGATTTATGCACATCGAAAGTTTAGATAGCAAAACAGCAACTTTAATCCCTGAAGAAAGAAATGCTAATGGAGATTATGAATCATTAGAAAACTTCGTTAAAAGAGTTTCTATTGGACTTGAAACGCTGCAAACTTTGATATTCATCGGAGCTTTTAGATTTACAGGAAAACCAAAACACGAACTTTTGATAGAAGCCAGATTTTTGCTCGCAGGCGAAAAACAAAATTATAAACATTTGACTTTGCTTGATGAGCCTAAAAAAGAATACAAATTACCAGAAGTTGTGCGTCATCCCTATGAGGATGCATTTGATGAAATAGAAATTTTAGGATTTCCTGTTTCTGTAAGTCCATTTGATCTTTTGCAAACAAAATACAGAGGAAGCGTGATGGCAAAGGACTTAACCAAACATCACAAAAAAGAAGTCAAAATGCTGGCTTATCTTATTTCAAGAAAACACGTACCTACTAAAAGAGGAGCTATGTTCTTTGGGACTTGGATTGATAATGAAGGAGAGTATTTTGATACAGCTCATTTTCCTGATAATCTTAGTAAGTATCCATTTCAGGGAGGTGGATGTTATTTACTTTTAGGAATTGTCGAGGTTGATTTTCATTTTCCAACTATCACGATTCTGAAAATGCAGAAAATGCCATTCATTCCTGATCCAAGATATACACTCGATAAAGACAAATCATTTGAGGCTTATAATAGAATAAGAGAAGATGTAAGTATGACCCAAAGAAAACCATATCCGCAGGAAAAAGAGATTGGATTGCCGAGATACAAGTTAATATAA
- a CDS encoding TerB family tellurite resistance protein has product MRKSNKPIAGYHLLMILSAVDGIIKPEEGLKVQEYMAEEFPFRLNLDDELEIIAQLTSDQWKDHFEFHAKCFEDDSTEAERKDFIQFAKSLIKADNEVSDEEHQFYTLLKNIWNLN; this is encoded by the coding sequence ATGAGAAAATCAAATAAACCTATCGCAGGCTATCATTTATTAATGATTTTGTCCGCTGTGGATGGCATTATCAAACCGGAAGAAGGTCTTAAAGTTCAGGAATATATGGCGGAAGAATTTCCGTTCCGTCTCAATTTGGATGACGAATTGGAAATCATTGCACAACTCACTTCCGACCAGTGGAAAGACCATTTTGAATTTCACGCAAAATGTTTTGAAGACGATTCTACAGAAGCGGAAAGAAAAGACTTTATTCAGTTTGCAAAATCACTGATTAAAGCTGATAATGAAGTAAGTGATGAAGAACATCAATTCTACACATTATTAAAAAACATTTGGAACTTAAATTAA
- the tpiA gene encoding triose-phosphate isomerase, which yields MRKNIVAGNWKMNKSYAEAQELMAQLLEYKKNNTTNCEVYIAPPALYLTTAKEVFKNGEVGVFAQDVSEYASGAYTGEISVDMLTSVDADGSLVSHSERRTFHGETDSHANRKVKALLDKGLTPIYCNGEKLEERKAGRHFEVVKNQTETALFTLSAEEIKKVVIAYEPVWAIGTGETATAEQAQEVHAYIRSLIADKYGKEVADEVSILYGGSVKPDNAKEIFSQPDVDGGLIGGAALKIEDFSKIIEGFNS from the coding sequence ATGAGAAAGAACATTGTTGCAGGAAACTGGAAAATGAACAAATCTTATGCTGAAGCGCAAGAATTGATGGCTCAGCTCTTGGAATACAAAAAAAATAACACGACCAACTGTGAGGTTTACATTGCTCCACCAGCTTTGTATCTTACAACTGCGAAAGAAGTTTTCAAAAATGGGGAAGTAGGCGTTTTTGCTCAGGACGTTTCTGAGTATGCAAGTGGCGCTTACACGGGCGAAATTTCTGTTGATATGTTGACTTCTGTTGATGCAGACGGAAGTCTGGTTTCGCATTCTGAGAGAAGAACTTTCCACGGAGAAACCGACAGCCATGCCAACAGAAAAGTAAAAGCACTTTTGGACAAAGGTTTGACGCCAATCTATTGCAATGGCGAAAAATTAGAAGAAAGAAAAGCAGGAAGGCATTTCGAAGTTGTAAAAAACCAAACAGAAACTGCTCTTTTCACACTTTCCGCTGAGGAAATCAAAAAAGTAGTCATTGCTTACGAACCAGTTTGGGCTATCGGAACCGGCGAAACAGCGACTGCAGAGCAGGCACAGGAAGTTCACGCTTACATCAGAAGTCTGATTGCTGACAAATACGGAAAAGAAGTTGCTGACGAAGTTTCTATCCTTTACGGAGGAAGTGTGAAGCCGGACAACGCTAAAGAAATCTTCTCTCAGCCAGATGTTGATGGCGGTTTGATTGGCGGTGCAGCACTTAAAATCGAAGATTTTTCCAAGATTATCGAAGGATTCAATTCTTAA
- the mce gene encoding methylmalonyl-CoA epimerase — protein sequence MKIEHLGIAVKSLSDSDDLFARLLGKPNYKQESVEREGVTTSFYELGESKIELLEATNPESPITKFLEKKGEGIHHIAFGVENIHNEIERLKKEGFIFISEEPKEGADNKLVVFLHPKSTNGVLVELCQEKP from the coding sequence ATGAAAATAGAACATCTCGGTATCGCAGTCAAATCTCTATCAGATTCTGATGATCTGTTTGCCCGACTTTTAGGAAAACCAAATTACAAACAGGAATCGGTAGAAAGAGAGGGTGTGACAACATCATTCTACGAACTTGGAGAAAGTAAAATCGAACTTTTGGAAGCTACAAATCCAGAAAGTCCAATAACAAAATTTCTAGAGAAAAAAGGAGAAGGAATCCATCATATTGCATTTGGAGTAGAAAATATCCATAATGAGATTGAGAGACTAAAAAAAGAAGGATTTATTTTCATCTCAGAAGAACCCAAAGAAGGTGCTGATAATAAATTAGTTGTCTTTTTACATCCTAAATCAACTAATGGAGTATTGGTAGAATTGTGTCAAGAAAAACCTTAA